In a genomic window of Gloeocapsopsis dulcis:
- a CDS encoding SDR family NAD(P)-dependent oxidoreductase, protein MNRRLAGKVAIITGAATGIGEAIAHKFAKEGAKVIVNSLPEDPIQDVVDAIKKYGGEAVPYAGDVSQEFHAQNCVQTAITAYGQLDILINNAGVFLVTAETQDYPVEVFDDTIRMNIRSAFLMTKYALPHLQKCRGNIVSAGSEAGFNGIAQNTPYGGTKGWMHSFMKGVAVEQAKYCIRANCVCPGAIDTAWTRKEKGPMDSKMEKMLIQGTPMARRGTPEEVANVYAFIASSEASYVTGALWLVDGGVTVAKGAVGSDTPMWFRSEPQGELRLEHEQEGLENKDTQTIK, encoded by the coding sequence ATGAATCGACGTCTAGCAGGAAAAGTCGCAATTATTACAGGGGCGGCGACAGGAATTGGAGAGGCGATCGCACATAAATTTGCCAAAGAGGGTGCAAAAGTCATCGTCAACAGCTTACCCGAAGATCCGATTCAGGATGTCGTAGATGCAATTAAAAAGTATGGTGGTGAAGCAGTTCCCTATGCTGGTGATGTCTCCCAGGAATTTCACGCTCAAAACTGCGTTCAAACTGCAATTACCGCTTATGGGCAATTAGACATTCTGATCAACAACGCAGGCGTGTTTCTTGTTACAGCGGAAACGCAAGACTATCCTGTTGAAGTTTTTGATGACACCATCCGGATGAATATTCGTTCCGCATTCTTGATGACTAAGTATGCTCTACCGCACCTGCAAAAATGCCGTGGTAATATCGTTTCTGCTGGTTCGGAAGCTGGTTTTAATGGCATTGCTCAAAACACTCCTTACGGAGGCACCAAAGGCTGGATGCACTCTTTTATGAAAGGTGTTGCAGTTGAGCAAGCAAAATACTGTATCCGTGCTAATTGTGTTTGTCCTGGTGCAATTGATACAGCATGGACGCGCAAAGAGAAAGGTCCAATGGATAGCAAAATGGAAAAAATGCTGATTCAGGGGACACCAATGGCGCGACGCGGTACACCGGAAGAAGTGGCAAATGTGTATGCATTCATTGCTTCTTCTGAAGCTAGCTATGTCACAGGCGCACTGTGGTTAGTTGATGGCGGCGTTACTGTAGCCAAAGGCGCTGTTGGTTCAGATACTCCGATGTGGTTCCGCTCAGAACCTCAGGGTGAATTACGCTTAGAACACGAGCAAGAAGGATTGGAAAATAAAGATACTCAGACAATTAAGTAG
- a CDS encoding orange carotenoid protein N-terminal domain-containing protein, with protein sequence MTSTNMDSINKSVAAFKQLDIDDRLAALALIYQEVASAVPADALQASPQVSGLVAKIQELSQERQVDALRDLLPATRNDQNETTLDPNPSKALTELVSGNNTVATGEYGSMPTESKLAFWYQVAQKLGNGIVGIPSDYSPSAKVTELLNSLKSLDTDQKVSFLTQALS encoded by the coding sequence ATGACTTCTACGAACATGGATAGCATTAACAAATCTGTAGCAGCTTTCAAGCAACTGGATATTGACGATCGCCTAGCAGCATTAGCCTTAATTTACCAAGAAGTAGCAAGCGCAGTACCAGCGGATGCCTTACAAGCATCCCCCCAAGTAAGTGGGTTGGTAGCAAAAATTCAGGAACTATCTCAAGAAAGACAAGTTGATGCCTTGCGCGATCTCTTACCTGCTACCAGAAATGACCAAAATGAAACAACTCTCGATCCAAATCCTAGTAAAGCATTGACTGAACTAGTTTCTGGTAACAATACAGTTGCTACAGGCGAGTATGGCTCAATGCCAACCGAGTCAAAATTAGCATTTTGGTATCAAGTAGCACAAAAACTAGGTAACGGTATTGTAGGAATACCCAGTGATTATAGTCCTTCAGCGAAAGTTACTGAATTGTTAAATTCGCTCAAGTCACTTGATACTGATCAGAAGGTAAGCTTTTTAACACAAGCGCTTAGTTGA
- a CDS encoding rhomboid family intramembrane serine protease, which produces MLKNQPLSTNPKQNYNGVFTLIIINLVVFVADRVLGIPFIQNLYLNHASPAWYQFFTSMFCHANWAHISGNLFFLYIFGRIVEEEEGILGVVSSYIICGLGGSLMSFFFHGGAVYSLGASGAVFGLFAVSVLIKLRWHWRKILEVLILGQFVIERVIFELRQTGIQDGVDHIAHLGGALVGVALILFLMRLQPGEGASS; this is translated from the coding sequence ATGCTCAAAAACCAGCCACTGTCAACTAACCCTAAACAGAACTACAACGGTGTTTTCACGCTAATTATTATCAACTTAGTTGTGTTCGTTGCCGATCGCGTTTTAGGTATTCCGTTTATCCAAAATCTTTATCTCAATCACGCCTCTCCGGCTTGGTATCAGTTTTTCACTTCCATGTTCTGTCACGCCAACTGGGCGCATATCTCAGGCAATCTATTTTTTCTCTACATTTTTGGCAGAATTGTTGAGGAAGAAGAAGGCATTCTGGGAGTTGTCAGTTCCTACATTATTTGTGGATTAGGCGGCAGTCTTATGAGTTTTTTCTTCCACGGTGGAGCGGTTTACTCACTAGGTGCTTCAGGAGCAGTTTTTGGCTTATTTGCCGTGAGTGTTCTCATCAAACTGCGCTGGCATTGGCGAAAAATTCTCGAAGTTCTCATTCTCGGTCAATTTGTCATCGAGCGCGTGATATTTGAGTTGCGGCAAACAGGTATTCAAGATGGCGTTGATCACATTGCCCACCTAGGCGGAGCTTTAGTAGGTGTAGCACTAATTTTATTCTTAATGCGATTACAACCAGGGGAAGGGGCGAGTAGTTAA
- a CDS encoding SRPBCC family protein, giving the protein MELTPQNKSNEQLPESIEAGDKERWASLIGGGAMVLMGLRQRSLRGVLMAVAGGGLLYQGAKKQSTLKQAQEAIGLNQPIKVEKTVTINKPAAELYSYWHDFAKLPTFMKHLESVTVIDSKKSHWVAKAPLDTNVEWDAEIIQERENELIAWASAEDADIENSGFVRFKPAPDNRGTEVKVVLEYNPPGGAIASAVAKLFGEEPEQQIGDDLRRFKQLMETGEIATTEGQSSGRE; this is encoded by the coding sequence ATGGAATTAACTCCACAAAACAAATCAAATGAACAATTGCCAGAATCAATAGAAGCAGGCGATAAAGAGCGTTGGGCATCGTTAATTGGTGGCGGTGCAATGGTATTAATGGGTTTAAGGCAGCGATCACTACGCGGAGTGCTCATGGCAGTTGCAGGCGGTGGTTTACTTTACCAAGGCGCAAAAAAACAAAGCACCCTAAAGCAAGCACAAGAAGCAATCGGCTTGAATCAACCAATTAAGGTTGAAAAAACAGTCACAATCAATAAACCCGCTGCAGAACTCTATAGCTATTGGCACGATTTTGCAAAATTGCCTACATTCATGAAGCACTTAGAGTCAGTGACGGTGATCGATAGTAAGAAATCACACTGGGTTGCCAAAGCACCTTTAGATACCAACGTTGAGTGGGATGCAGAAATTATTCAAGAGCGAGAAAACGAATTAATCGCTTGGGCTTCCGCAGAAGATGCTGATATTGAGAATTCTGGTTTTGTCCGCTTTAAACCTGCACCAGACAATCGCGGTACCGAAGTCAAAGTTGTCTTGGAATATAACCCCCCAGGTGGGGCGATTGCTTCAGCAGTAGCCAAACTGTTTGGCGAAGAACCCGAACAGCAAATTGGTGACGATCTCCGTCGTTTCAAACAATTAATGGAAACAGGCGAGATTGCAACAACCGAAGGTCAATCTTCGGGAAGGGAATAG
- a CDS encoding YtxH domain-containing protein gives MSNNRSGVFVGGMLLGAAIGTLTGLLMAPRAGRETRTLLKKSADALPELAEDLSTSVQIQADRLSETALRNWDDTLERLREALAAGIEASQQERQAPMRSNKLEASSDQPPLLDRL, from the coding sequence ATGTCTAACAACCGTTCTGGAGTTTTTGTTGGCGGTATGTTGCTAGGGGCTGCCATTGGTACTCTAACAGGCTTGCTAATGGCACCGCGTGCTGGACGAGAAACACGTACTTTGCTGAAAAAGTCTGCTGATGCTTTACCAGAATTAGCAGAAGATTTATCAACAAGTGTACAAATACAAGCAGATCGCCTATCAGAAACAGCGCTGCGTAACTGGGATGACACACTAGAGCGATTGCGGGAAGCTCTAGCTGCAGGCATTGAAGCAAGTCAACAAGAGCGTCAAGCACCTATGCGCTCGAATAAACTTGAAGCTTCTTCCGATCAACCACCACTTTTAGACCGCCTATAA
- a CDS encoding phospholipase D-like domain-containing protein, which produces MVDFYTILRWLGVLLLVTASVVIFILYFRGTFRDRIEYKIKNVPAPRDPRFPLALASLSNSVTTSGRLTGFWIEAEAINAARIAAIGSAQHTIHFETFFMTPGRRVNELADALIERAQAGVEVEIVVDQYGAKKLSQRYWQRLRAAGINIHFYNSFNWKAPVDYFARTHRKLLLIDGKVGLIGGAGISDYWDGLDNIKDTGSWYDFEMRWEGEVVAVLEGTFMQHWTYVRGIANLDPRVFNPLPNNDAIVLVTAGDDPSYRASSVRALFQVSISSAKRRIWISSPYFLPDKNLQRELIIAKNNGIDVCVLTNGSQCDKKFVYYASCELYGDLLKAGVKIYEYKPSMMHAKALLLDNYWVSSGSANFDPRSFFHNDELDISSADEQLVQNIEQLFLKGFAKSEKIDQTQWRRRPTWQRLLGRVVLFFQSQL; this is translated from the coding sequence ATGGTAGATTTTTATACCATACTACGGTGGTTAGGTGTGTTGCTCTTAGTTACTGCTAGTGTAGTAATATTTATTTTGTATTTTCGGGGAACGTTTCGCGATCGCATCGAGTACAAAATCAAAAACGTTCCCGCACCACGCGATCCGCGTTTTCCATTAGCACTTGCTAGCCTCTCAAATTCGGTGACAACTAGCGGCAGGTTAACAGGTTTCTGGATAGAAGCTGAAGCCATCAATGCGGCGAGAATTGCGGCAATTGGCAGCGCTCAACATACAATTCATTTTGAGACTTTTTTCATGACTCCAGGGCGTCGTGTCAATGAGTTAGCCGACGCACTGATCGAACGAGCACAAGCGGGTGTTGAAGTTGAAATTGTTGTCGATCAATACGGTGCAAAAAAATTATCACAGCGCTATTGGCAACGATTACGCGCCGCAGGAATTAATATCCATTTCTACAATAGTTTTAACTGGAAGGCTCCTGTAGATTACTTTGCTCGTACTCACCGTAAGTTGCTACTCATCGACGGTAAGGTAGGTTTAATTGGTGGTGCGGGAATATCTGATTACTGGGATGGATTAGACAATATCAAAGATACTGGTTCTTGGTACGATTTTGAAATGCGCTGGGAAGGTGAAGTTGTTGCTGTACTTGAAGGAACATTTATGCAGCACTGGACTTATGTGCGCGGTATTGCAAATTTAGATCCGCGTGTTTTTAATCCTCTACCAAACAATGATGCAATTGTTTTAGTCACAGCAGGCGACGATCCTTCCTATCGCGCCTCTAGTGTTAGAGCATTGTTTCAAGTCAGTATCTCTTCTGCAAAACGGCGGATTTGGATTTCTAGCCCTTACTTTTTACCCGATAAAAACTTGCAAAGAGAACTCATCATTGCAAAAAACAATGGAATTGATGTCTGTGTTCTCACTAATGGCAGTCAGTGTGATAAAAAATTTGTTTATTATGCCTCGTGTGAACTTTATGGCGATTTACTCAAAGCAGGTGTAAAAATTTACGAATATAAACCTAGTATGATGCACGCTAAAGCTTTACTTCTAGATAACTACTGGGTGAGTAGTGGTAGTGCTAATTTCGATCCGCGCAGTTTCTTCCACAATGACGAGCTTGATATATCCTCTGCAGATGAGCAGCTAGTGCAAAATATTGAGCAACTGTTTCTTAAAGGAT
- a CDS encoding DJ-1/PfpI/YhbO family deglycase/protease: MTISNNSHTNKKVAILIENGVEDSEFQVPYNALKQAGIDVTILGSRTNEKYKGKQGKLAKEADGTTTEAMASEFDAVIVPGGIAPDRMRRNPNTVRFVQEAMQQGKIVAAVCHGPQLLIEGDLLKGKTATGFIAVRKDMINAGANYVDEPLVIDGNLITSRQPGDLAIFTTAILSRLGYGGKEAALPNETDNNAEWWKLADAWGGSKKSEIIQALNTALAGERYSQEALEQYAQKESDGEVRSLFQHMMQSKLQHIQKLEARLAALGEKPSLSANIADKYAKVKAALRGSDDIYQIRSALGDLQTGINDLSTLMVSTTDPVTTGLLRDIVQDLMQHEQSLATLYRARVGSEVKAGKPTTGPAIAAQ; this comes from the coding sequence ATGACAATTTCCAACAACTCCCACACTAATAAGAAAGTAGCTATCCTCATTGAAAATGGAGTTGAGGATAGTGAGTTTCAAGTGCCATACAATGCTTTGAAGCAAGCAGGAATTGATGTCACTATCCTTGGTTCGCGCACAAACGAAAAGTACAAAGGTAAACAAGGAAAGCTTGCCAAAGAAGCTGACGGAACAACAACAGAAGCTATGGCTTCAGAGTTCGATGCAGTCATTGTTCCTGGTGGCATAGCTCCTGATAGAATGCGCCGCAATCCAAATACAGTACGCTTTGTTCAAGAAGCAATGCAACAAGGAAAAATCGTTGCTGCAGTTTGTCATGGACCACAACTTTTAATTGAAGGCGATTTGCTTAAAGGTAAAACTGCTACTGGCTTTATTGCAGTTCGCAAGGACATGATTAATGCTGGGGCAAATTATGTAGATGAGCCATTAGTCATCGATGGTAATCTGATTACTTCGCGTCAACCTGGAGACTTAGCCATCTTTACAACAGCGATTCTCAGCCGTTTAGGTTACGGTGGCAAAGAAGCTGCACTTCCAAACGAAACTGACAATAATGCAGAGTGGTGGAAATTAGCAGATGCATGGGGTGGCTCGAAGAAGAGTGAGATTATTCAAGCTTTAAATACTGCTTTGGCAGGTGAGCGTTATTCGCAAGAAGCATTAGAGCAATATGCTCAAAAAGAATCTGATGGTGAGGTGCGATCGCTTTTTCAACACATGATGCAAAGTAAGTTGCAGCATATTCAAAAGTTGGAAGCACGTTTAGCTGCTTTGGGTGAAAAGCCATCATTAAGCGCAAATATCGCCGACAAATACGCCAAAGTCAAAGCCGCACTTCGTGGTAGTGACGATATCTATCAAATCCGTAGTGCATTGGGTGATTTGCAAACGGGTATCAACGATCTTTCTACCTTAATGGTAAGTACTACTGATCCTGTCACAACAGGTTTGTTGCGAGACATCGTTCAAGACTTGATGCAGCACGAGCAAAGCTTAGCAACACTGTATCGGGCGCGAGTAGGAAGTGAAGTGAAAGCAGGTAAGCCGACAACTGGACCCGCGATCGCGGCTCAATAA
- a CDS encoding zinc-dependent alcohol dehydrogenase, whose protein sequence is MKAVCWEGTTKVEVKNVPDPKILNPRDAIIKITSTAICGSDLHLYDGYVPTMQKGDILGHEFMGEVVELGSAVKNVQIGDRVVVPFTISCGNCFFCNRDLWSLCDNSNPNAWIAEKIMGHSPSGLFGYSHMLGGYAGGQAEYARVPFADVGLFKIPDGLSDDQVLFLTDIFPTGYMAAENCDIKPGDTVAIWGCGPVGQFAIRSAYMLGADRVIAIDRVPERLQMAKEQGKAEVLNYEEVDVGEALKEMTGGRGPDACMDAVGMEAHGTGLEGFYDEAKQALRLETDRPTALRQVIVACRKGGTVSIPGVYGGFIDKMPMGAAMNKALTMKMGQTHVHRYLKPLLEHIQNGDIDPSFVITHSMKLEDAPKGYEIFKHKKDNCIKVVLKP, encoded by the coding sequence ATGAAAGCAGTTTGCTGGGAAGGTACTACCAAGGTTGAGGTGAAAAATGTACCAGATCCCAAGATCCTAAACCCACGCGATGCCATTATCAAAATCACATCTACAGCTATTTGTGGTTCTGATCTACACCTTTATGACGGGTATGTCCCAACAATGCAAAAAGGCGACATCCTCGGTCATGAATTTATGGGAGAAGTCGTTGAACTTGGTAGTGCCGTTAAGAATGTTCAAATAGGCGATCGCGTTGTCGTTCCCTTCACTATTTCGTGTGGTAACTGCTTTTTCTGTAACCGCGATTTATGGTCGCTGTGCGATAACTCTAATCCTAATGCTTGGATTGCCGAAAAAATTATGGGACACTCGCCCTCAGGACTTTTTGGTTACTCTCATATGCTGGGAGGTTATGCTGGCGGTCAAGCTGAATATGCGCGCGTTCCCTTTGCTGATGTTGGTTTATTCAAGATCCCTGATGGACTCAGCGACGATCAGGTACTGTTTCTCACAGATATCTTCCCTACGGGATACATGGCAGCAGAAAACTGCGACATCAAGCCAGGAGATACTGTAGCAATTTGGGGATGTGGACCTGTTGGACAATTTGCCATTAGAAGCGCATATATGTTAGGTGCTGATCGCGTCATTGCGATTGATCGCGTTCCTGAACGCCTGCAAATGGCAAAAGAGCAAGGTAAGGCAGAAGTTCTCAACTATGAAGAAGTCGATGTTGGGGAAGCCTTGAAAGAAATGACAGGTGGGCGTGGTCCTGATGCTTGTATGGATGCTGTCGGTATGGAAGCCCACGGTACAGGTTTAGAAGGATTCTATGATGAAGCAAAGCAAGCACTGCGGTTAGAAACTGACCGACCAACTGCCTTAAGACAAGTAATTGTTGCCTGTCGTAAGGGTGGTACAGTATCAATTCCTGGCGTATACGGCGGCTTTATTGACAAGATGCCAATGGGTGCTGCTATGAATAAAGCTTTAACAATGAAGATGGGACAAACACACGTCCATCGTTATTTGAAGCCATTGCTTGAACACATCCAAAATGGCGATATTGATCCATCTTTTGTGATTACCCATAGCATGAAGCTAGAAGATGCACCCAAAGGCTACGAAATATTCAAGCATAAAAAAGATAACTGTATCAAAGTCGTACTCAAGCCTTAA
- a CDS encoding manganese catalase family protein, which yields MFYHQKRLQYFTPPEKPDPVYAKKIQELIGGSFGEMTVMMQYLFQGWNCRGPAKYRDMLLDIGTEEIGHVEMLATMIAHLLDKAPIKMQEDGAKDPVVGAVMGGTNPRDAIAAAMNPQHGIVSGGGAMPADSVGFPWNGRFIVASGNLLADFRSNLHAESQGLMQAIRLYEMTDDRGVRDHLSFMIARDTMHQNQWLAAIEDLQSEGYEETVVPKIAYEYGKNEYAYQFWNHSEGEESAQGRWAKGPSMDGKGEFQYVANPQPIGPEPNPPQPDPRLHGTAKTPQASQAATGEPNIVERVVDVVDKITPGGQE from the coding sequence ATGTTTTATCATCAAAAGCGGTTGCAATACTTCACCCCGCCCGAAAAACCAGATCCCGTATATGCAAAGAAAATACAGGAACTGATCGGCGGTAGTTTTGGAGAAATGACCGTGATGATGCAGTACTTATTCCAGGGTTGGAACTGCCGAGGACCTGCTAAGTACCGTGATATGCTACTCGACATTGGTACTGAGGAAATCGGTCACGTCGAGATGCTAGCCACGATGATCGCTCATCTGCTAGATAAAGCACCGATCAAAATGCAAGAAGATGGTGCAAAAGATCCCGTAGTAGGTGCGGTTATGGGAGGTACGAACCCCAGGGATGCGATCGCGGCGGCTATGAACCCTCAGCACGGAATTGTCTCAGGTGGGGGTGCGATGCCAGCTGATAGTGTAGGTTTTCCCTGGAATGGTCGTTTTATCGTTGCTAGTGGTAACTTATTAGCAGACTTCCGCTCTAATCTCCACGCCGAGTCTCAGGGTCTCATGCAGGCTATACGGTTGTATGAGATGACAGACGATCGAGGAGTGAGAGATCACCTCAGTTTCATGATTGCCCGCGACACCATGCACCAAAATCAGTGGCTAGCAGCAATTGAAGACCTGCAAAGCGAAGGATATGAGGAAACTGTTGTTCCCAAGATTGCTTATGAATATGGGAAGAACGAGTATGCCTATCAGTTCTGGAACCACTCTGAAGGTGAAGAAAGCGCTCAAGGACGATGGGCAAAAGGTCCTTCCATGGACGGTAAAGGTGAGTTCCAGTATGTTGCTAATCCCCAGCCAATAGGTCCAGAACCGAACCCACCGCAGCCCGATCCCCGATTGCACGGCACAGCCAAAACACCCCAAGCTAGTCAGGCTGCTACAGGTGAACCGAATATTGTTGAGCGCGTAGTTGATGTGGTCGATAAAATAACTCCTGGTGGTCAAGAATAG
- a CDS encoding cupin domain-containing protein: MSDTTVMKVSSHHSPHGEMGQKYLATGKTVSMRLWENEQPDEPKPEAQRDYETVGYVIQGRAELHLEGQKLLLEPGDSWVVPKGASHTYKILEAFTAVEATSPPAQVHGRDEA; this comes from the coding sequence ATGAGTGACACTACTGTAATGAAAGTCAGTTCCCATCATTCACCACACGGCGAGATGGGTCAGAAATACCTTGCTACTGGTAAAACTGTTTCAATGCGGCTTTGGGAAAACGAACAACCAGATGAACCAAAACCTGAAGCACAGCGCGACTATGAAACTGTTGGTTATGTGATTCAAGGTCGGGCAGAATTACACCTTGAAGGTCAAAAGCTTTTGCTCGAACCTGGAGATTCTTGGGTTGTCCCCAAAGGTGCTTCTCATACATACAAAATACTTGAAGCTTTTACCGCCGTCGAAGCAACAAGTCCACCTGCTCAAGTGCATGGGCGCGACGAAGCTTAA
- a CDS encoding DUF6335 family protein, with translation MAEKANKAAKNTQEFINDEDLGEETNPSYGTGVHTPPGVDSGRETVRDRMNNYNDVSPELSGGDLDAAWDQAEVAGEETVGGTAPTPDQNVVDEIGSAVGLDMAEEEYVHTTEVLNTRDDRRWELDPQSSEDYQEHTD, from the coding sequence ATGGCTGAAAAAGCAAATAAAGCTGCTAAAAACACCCAAGAATTTATCAACGATGAAGACCTAGGAGAAGAAACGAATCCATCTTATGGCACAGGAGTCCATACACCACCTGGAGTAGATTCTGGGAGAGAGACAGTGCGCGATCGCATGAATAACTACAACGATGTCAGCCCAGAGTTATCAGGAGGCGACTTAGATGCAGCATGGGATCAAGCTGAAGTTGCTGGGGAAGAAACTGTAGGAGGAACTGCACCCACTCCTGACCAAAATGTTGTTGATGAAATTGGCTCAGCTGTAGGTTTAGATATGGCAGAAGAAGAATATGTTCACACCACTGAGGTGTTAAATACGCGTGACGATCGCCGCTGGGAGTTAGATCCGCAATCTTCTGAAGATTATCAAGAACACACCGATTAA
- a CDS encoding orange carotenoid protein N-terminal domain-containing protein: MATTQDETVTQIVKAFQSLDVDEQLALFWFIYKQMGDSITPAAPQASTVSPDIAEGLYNQIKEKSHEEQLQFQRDLINNADTEYTRMYGSMSDTTKLLVWYRLAQGMDSGTIIPMPPNYELSSEAKKVLEQMKGLEFEQQITTMRDYVSPMGAEPKAGAEV; encoded by the coding sequence ATGGCAACTACTCAGGATGAGACAGTAACTCAAATCGTCAAAGCTTTTCAAAGCTTGGATGTAGATGAGCAATTAGCTTTATTCTGGTTTATTTACAAACAAATGGGTGACTCAATCACACCAGCTGCTCCTCAAGCTAGTACAGTTTCACCAGATATTGCGGAAGGACTTTACAATCAGATTAAAGAAAAGTCTCACGAAGAACAGCTACAGTTTCAGCGTGACTTAATTAATAATGCTGACACTGAGTATACACGGATGTATGGCTCAATGAGTGATACCACTAAGCTATTAGTTTGGTATCGTTTAGCGCAGGGAATGGACAGCGGTACAATCATTCCTATGCCACCCAACTATGAACTTTCTTCAGAAGCAAAAAAAGTTCTGGAACAGATGAAAGGACTTGAATTTGAGCAGCAAATTACAACAATGCGCGACTATGTGTCCCCTATGGGTGCAGAACCTAAGGCTGGAGCCGAAGTATAA